A window from Fundidesulfovibrio magnetotacticus encodes these proteins:
- a CDS encoding DNA-3-methyladenine glycosylase I: MTPPGDGLTRCPWPGADPLYTDYHDREWGTPLRDERALFELLILEGFQAGLSWLTILRRRENFRRAFQGFDPETMAAYGPTDFARLLADPGIIRNRLKVEASARNARAFLATQERHGGFAAFLWAFVDNTPVQNAWERMDQTPATTPLSDAVSRALKAQGFTFVGSTIVYALLQSAGLVNDHLTCCFRHAQLARTGPLP; this comes from the coding sequence GTGACCCCCCCGGGCGACGGGCTGACCCGCTGCCCCTGGCCCGGCGCGGACCCCCTCTACACCGACTACCACGACCGCGAGTGGGGCACGCCCCTGCGGGACGAGCGCGCCCTCTTCGAACTGCTCATCCTGGAGGGCTTCCAGGCCGGGCTCTCCTGGCTGACCATCCTGCGGCGCCGCGAGAACTTCCGCCGCGCCTTCCAGGGCTTCGACCCCGAGACCATGGCCGCCTACGGCCCCACGGACTTCGCCCGCCTCCTGGCCGACCCGGGCATCATCCGCAACCGCCTCAAGGTGGAGGCCAGCGCGCGCAACGCCCGGGCCTTCCTGGCGACCCAGGAGCGCCACGGCGGCTTCGCGGCCTTCCTCTGGGCCTTCGTGGACAACACGCCCGTCCAAAACGCCTGGGAGCGCATGGACCAGACGCCCGCCACCACGCCCCTCTCCGACGCCGTGAGCCGCGCCCTCAAGGCCCAGGGCTTCACCTTCGTGGGCTCCACCATCGTCTATGCCCTGCTCCAGTCCGCCGGGCTGGTGAACGACCACCTCACCTGCTGCTTCCGCCACGCCCAGCTCGCCCGGAC
- a CDS encoding flagellar protein FlaG: protein MNIQNIETPKEAAHHVDAEKAVQALKVREEAVRQTEESPREGQGQDQHAQERDPARDLAEREKLLAQTQDYFHQRGVDLHFKVLDETGQLQVEMKEAGGTRVIRKIPQDEIVKLSDNLKRMAKGLLDKSV from the coding sequence ATGAACATCCAGAACATCGAAACGCCCAAGGAAGCGGCGCATCACGTGGACGCGGAAAAGGCCGTCCAGGCCTTGAAGGTCCGCGAGGAAGCCGTCCGCCAGACCGAGGAATCCCCCCGCGAGGGCCAGGGACAGGACCAGCACGCGCAAGAGCGCGACCCCGCCCGCGACCTCGCTGAACGTGAAAAGCTGCTCGCCCAGACCCAGGACTATTTCCACCAGCGCGGCGTGGACCTGCACTTCAAGGTGCTCGACGAAACGGGACAACTCCAGGTGGAGATGAAGGAAGCGGGCGGCACGCGCGTGATCCGCAAGATCCCCCAGGACGAGATCGTCAAGCTCTCGGACAACCTCAAGCGCATGGCCAAGGGGCTCCTGGACAAGTCCGTCTGA
- the ileS gene encoding isoleucine--tRNA ligase: protein MKPAPSSVSFPKLEEEVLSAWNEERTFWKSLEKTKNGKPYVFYDGPPFATGLPHYGHILTSYVKDTVPRYFTMLGRFVDRTWGWDCHGLPIEYEVEKKLAISGKAEIQEYGIDKFNQKCRDIVLGYAGEWEKAVNRIGRWVDFARQYKTMDLTFMESVLWIFSQLHAKGLVYESPRVVAYCNRCMTPLSNFETGLDDSFRERDDMAITVRFREKADPARSFLAWTTTPWTLPSNLALAVGPDIDYALVEIAPDDKVWIAKARMESYQKFLPAEPRIVAEAKGAELAGRAYEPLFPYAVSPKNHVVLEGSFVDTSMGTGIVHMAPAFGEDDYALCTANGIELFDPVDHQGKFTEAAPDWTGMTVFEANKHIARNLRERALLFAQENYRHKYPHCWRCDQPLIYRAISSWYVKVAENRPKLLASNEPVNWVPAHIGTGRFKNWLADARDWSVSRNRFWGTPIPVWKCSRCQAMDVPGSLAELEAKAGREVTDLHRPYCDELHWVCSAPGCTGTMQRVPEVFDCWFESGAMPYGQAHYPFENKEWFDANYPASFIVEYIAQTRGWFYTLMVEGALLKEQSPFLNCICHGVVLAEDGRKMSKRLKNFPDPMEVVNRHGSDALRIYLLGSPVVRGLDIRFSERDVEDAVRRYLIPFWNVFHFFTSYAALAKGYEPRRVETASELADRHILAELERLRQNVSASIEAYDLPRCYQAILEFIETLSGWYVRLNRPRFWTDTVTEDSRQAFDTLYTCLLEASRILAPFIPFAMDAVHRHLTGESVHLADWPTAVPAREDARLTAEIDTVRRVIECGRSIREKARINLRQPLAKLMVTGVEKALVEPYRGLIEEQVNVKAVDYPETPQAFAARVAQLDAKKLGPLLKGAFGPTLAAVKAGNYEVGEDGALTAAGTRVEPGDFSVAWQALDQQQVGVAADKTLVVGLELAISPVLKREGAARTLNRLIQDQRKKLALAYDQRIELRVDAEGVWSEALEAHGAWLAEQCLADAVNDGAQAPQIEVEDDFGKLRVQVRGL from the coding sequence GTGAAACCAGCCCCGTCGTCCGTTTCGTTCCCCAAGCTGGAGGAGGAAGTCCTCTCCGCCTGGAACGAAGAGCGCACCTTCTGGAAATCCCTGGAAAAGACCAAAAACGGCAAGCCCTACGTCTTCTACGACGGCCCCCCCTTCGCCACGGGCCTGCCCCACTACGGCCACATCCTCACCTCCTACGTGAAGGACACCGTGCCCCGCTACTTCACCATGCTGGGCCGCTTCGTGGACCGCACCTGGGGCTGGGACTGCCACGGCCTGCCCATCGAGTACGAGGTGGAAAAGAAGCTGGCCATCTCCGGCAAGGCCGAGATCCAGGAATACGGCATCGACAAGTTCAACCAGAAGTGCCGCGACATCGTGCTGGGCTACGCGGGCGAGTGGGAAAAGGCCGTGAACCGCATCGGCCGCTGGGTGGACTTCGCCCGCCAGTACAAGACCATGGACCTCACCTTCATGGAGAGCGTGCTCTGGATCTTCTCCCAGCTCCACGCCAAGGGCCTGGTCTACGAGAGCCCCCGCGTGGTGGCCTACTGCAACCGCTGCATGACGCCGCTCTCCAACTTCGAGACCGGCCTGGACGACTCCTTCCGCGAGCGCGACGACATGGCCATCACCGTGCGCTTCCGCGAAAAGGCCGACCCCGCGCGCTCCTTCCTGGCCTGGACCACCACCCCCTGGACCCTGCCCTCCAACCTGGCCCTGGCCGTGGGTCCGGACATCGACTACGCCCTGGTGGAGATCGCCCCGGACGACAAGGTCTGGATCGCCAAGGCGCGCATGGAGTCCTACCAGAAGTTCCTGCCCGCCGAGCCCAGGATCGTGGCCGAGGCCAAAGGCGCGGAGCTGGCCGGGCGCGCCTACGAGCCGCTCTTCCCCTACGCCGTCTCGCCCAAGAACCACGTGGTCCTGGAAGGCTCTTTCGTGGACACCTCCATGGGCACGGGCATCGTGCACATGGCCCCGGCGTTCGGTGAGGACGACTACGCCCTGTGCACCGCCAACGGCATCGAACTCTTCGACCCCGTGGACCACCAGGGCAAATTCACCGAGGCCGCCCCCGACTGGACCGGCATGACCGTGTTCGAGGCCAACAAGCACATCGCCCGCAACCTGCGCGAGCGAGCGCTCCTCTTCGCCCAGGAGAACTACCGCCACAAGTACCCCCACTGCTGGCGCTGCGACCAGCCGCTCATCTACCGGGCCATCTCCAGCTGGTACGTGAAGGTGGCCGAGAACCGGCCCAAGCTCCTGGCCAGCAACGAGCCCGTCAACTGGGTGCCCGCCCACATCGGCACCGGCCGCTTCAAGAACTGGCTGGCCGACGCCCGCGACTGGTCCGTCTCGCGCAACCGCTTCTGGGGCACGCCCATCCCGGTGTGGAAGTGCTCGCGCTGCCAGGCCATGGACGTGCCCGGCTCCCTGGCCGAACTGGAAGCCAAGGCCGGGCGCGAGGTCACGGACCTGCACCGCCCCTATTGCGACGAGCTCCACTGGGTCTGCTCCGCCCCCGGCTGCACCGGGACCATGCAGCGCGTGCCCGAAGTGTTCGACTGCTGGTTCGAGTCCGGGGCCATGCCCTACGGCCAGGCCCACTACCCCTTCGAGAACAAGGAGTGGTTCGACGCCAACTACCCGGCCAGCTTCATCGTGGAATACATCGCCCAGACCCGGGGCTGGTTCTACACGCTCATGGTGGAGGGGGCGCTGCTCAAGGAGCAGTCGCCGTTCCTCAACTGCATCTGCCACGGCGTGGTGCTGGCCGAGGACGGGCGCAAGATGTCCAAGCGCCTGAAGAACTTCCCCGACCCCATGGAAGTGGTGAACCGCCACGGCTCCGACGCCCTGCGCATCTACCTGCTGGGCTCCCCCGTGGTGCGCGGCCTGGACATCCGCTTCTCCGAGCGCGACGTGGAAGACGCCGTGCGCCGCTACCTGATCCCCTTCTGGAACGTCTTCCACTTCTTCACGTCCTACGCGGCCCTGGCCAAGGGCTACGAACCCCGCCGCGTGGAGACCGCCTCGGAACTGGCCGACCGCCACATCCTGGCCGAGCTCGAACGCCTGCGCCAGAACGTGTCCGCAAGCATCGAGGCCTACGACCTGCCCAGGTGCTACCAGGCCATCCTGGAGTTCATCGAGACCCTCTCGGGCTGGTACGTGCGCCTGAACCGCCCCCGCTTCTGGACCGACACCGTCACCGAGGACTCCCGCCAGGCCTTCGACACCCTCTACACCTGCCTGCTGGAGGCCTCGCGCATCCTGGCCCCCTTCATCCCCTTCGCCATGGACGCCGTGCACCGCCACCTGACGGGCGAATCCGTGCACCTGGCCGACTGGCCCACGGCCGTGCCCGCCCGCGAGGACGCGCGCCTCACCGCCGAGATCGACACCGTGCGCCGCGTCATCGAGTGCGGCCGCAGCATCCGCGAGAAGGCGCGCATCAACCTGCGCCAGCCGCTGGCGAAGCTCATGGTCACGGGCGTGGAGAAGGCCCTGGTGGAGCCCTACCGGGGCCTCATCGAGGAACAGGTGAACGTGAAGGCCGTGGACTACCCCGAAACGCCCCAGGCCTTCGCCGCGCGCGTGGCCCAGCTGGACGCCAAGAAGCTCGGCCCCCTGCTCAAGGGGGCGTTCGGCCCCACCCTGGCCGCCGTGAAGGCGGGCAACTACGAGGTGGGCGAGGACGGCGCGCTCACGGCCGCCGGAACCCGCGTGGAGCCGGGCGACTTCTCCGTGGCCTGGCAGGCCCTGGACCAGCAGCAGGTGGGCGTGGCCGCCGACAAGACCCTGGTGGTGGGCCTGGAGCTGGCCATCTCGCCGGTGCTCAAGCGCGAAGGCGCGGCCCGCACGCTCAACCGTCTGATCCAGGACCAGCGCAAGAAGCTCGCCCTGGCCTACGACCAGCGCATCGAACTGCGCGTGGACGCCGAGGGCGTCTGGAGCGAGGCCCTGGAGGCCCACGGCGCGTGGCTGGCCGAGCAGTGCCTGGCCGACGCCGTGAACGACGGCGCGCAGGCCCCCCAGATCGAAGTGGAGGACGACTTCGGGAAACTCCGTGTGCAGGTGAGGGGGCTCTAG
- a CDS encoding adenylate/guanylate cyclase domain-containing protein yields MARRGVTRALAVAVATLTVTAWAWNAGLLDGLERLCQDSWHVLAGKRREPLHAVVVAIDDEALERFAATPLVFWGPVYARAAERLRQAGARCVALDALLAVTPADWLSTLETPPEALLDHDLPFLQTLGSGFVILAAQLARTPAGFAARLPAREYLEALPSARDHVGLTFFPRDPDKVVRRFVRALPDAQAGPGWQTLAALGAARLAPPLGNAPDADPLAARPIDFTGPPGTIPRVSLARFAGNEPPSEADVALVRGRVALVGADFEGSGDRQPTPYSLATLFGGARDMTGVEVHANIVETLAGAGPLKLPPAWVAVACWLPLLTLISWRAEHSSPLHAAGACLLAAACAWGAGFGLFLAGWLVPVSGAVAGPALAWAAAGSLRLRRTERDRARVRRIFGRYVSAEALEHILKDGGEPRLGGDPVEITVLFSDIRDFTTLSERLDAPELVELLNAWFELACEAVQRHGGMIDKFIGDAVMGVFGTPVPAEDHARRAVAAALALEEAAREMDAWVARRFPDLGPGAFRVGVGLHAGEAVAGNIGSSTRMEFTVIGDTVNTASRIEGLCKTMGATVLASEAVTRAAGPGLVTGRSETLPVKGKVRPVRVFAVLGLEDSKETS; encoded by the coding sequence ATGGCGCGACGCGGCGTGACCCGCGCCCTGGCGGTGGCGGTCGCCACCCTGACCGTGACGGCCTGGGCGTGGAACGCCGGACTCCTGGACGGGCTGGAACGCCTGTGCCAGGACTCCTGGCACGTGCTGGCCGGAAAGCGCCGCGAGCCGCTCCATGCCGTGGTGGTGGCCATCGACGACGAGGCCCTGGAGCGCTTCGCCGCCACCCCGCTGGTGTTCTGGGGGCCAGTCTACGCCCGCGCCGCCGAGCGTCTGCGCCAGGCCGGCGCACGCTGCGTGGCGCTGGACGCCCTGTTGGCCGTCACCCCGGCGGACTGGCTCTCCACCCTGGAAACGCCCCCCGAAGCCCTGCTCGACCACGACCTGCCCTTTCTCCAGACCCTGGGCTCGGGGTTCGTGATCCTGGCCGCACAGCTGGCGCGCACGCCCGCCGGGTTCGCGGCGCGGCTGCCCGCGCGCGAATACCTGGAGGCCTTGCCCTCGGCGCGCGACCACGTGGGCCTCACCTTCTTCCCCCGCGACCCGGACAAGGTGGTGCGCCGCTTCGTGCGCGCGCTGCCCGACGCCCAGGCTGGCCCCGGCTGGCAAACCCTGGCCGCTCTGGGCGCGGCGCGCCTGGCGCCCCCCCTCGGGAACGCCCCGGACGCCGACCCGCTGGCCGCCCGCCCCATCGACTTCACCGGACCGCCGGGCACGATCCCCAGGGTTTCGCTGGCGCGCTTCGCCGGGAACGAACCGCCCTCCGAGGCGGACGTCGCCCTGGTGCGCGGCCGCGTGGCCCTGGTGGGCGCGGACTTCGAGGGCTCGGGCGACCGCCAGCCCACCCCCTACTCCCTTGCCACTCTCTTCGGCGGCGCGCGCGACATGACCGGCGTGGAAGTGCATGCCAACATCGTGGAAACCCTGGCCGGGGCCGGCCCGCTCAAGCTCCCGCCCGCCTGGGTCGCCGTCGCCTGCTGGCTGCCCCTCCTGACCTTGATCTCCTGGCGGGCGGAGCATTCCTCGCCCCTGCACGCGGCCGGGGCGTGCCTGCTGGCCGCCGCGTGCGCCTGGGGCGCGGGGTTCGGCCTGTTCCTGGCGGGCTGGCTGGTCCCCGTGTCCGGGGCCGTGGCCGGTCCGGCCCTGGCCTGGGCCGCCGCCGGGAGCCTGCGCCTGCGCCGCACCGAACGCGACCGCGCGCGCGTCCGGCGCATCTTCGGCCGCTACGTCTCCGCCGAAGCCCTCGAACACATCCTCAAGGACGGCGGGGAACCCCGCCTGGGCGGCGATCCCGTGGAGATCACCGTGCTCTTCTCCGACATCAGGGACTTCACCACGCTCTCCGAACGCCTGGACGCCCCCGAGCTCGTGGAACTGCTCAACGCCTGGTTCGAGCTGGCCTGCGAGGCCGTGCAGCGCCACGGCGGCATGATAGACAAATTCATCGGCGATGCCGTAATGGGCGTGTTCGGCACCCCCGTCCCCGCCGAGGACCACGCGCGCCGCGCCGTGGCCGCCGCCCTGGCCCTCGAGGAAGCCGCCCGCGAGATGGACGCCTGGGTGGCCCGGCGCTTCCCGGACCTCGGTCCCGGGGCGTTCCGGGTGGGCGTGGGGCTGCACGCGGGCGAGGCCGTGGCGGGCAACATCGGCTCGTCGACGCGCATGGAGTTCACGGTGATCGGCGACACCGTAAACACGGCCTCGCGCATCGAGGGCCTGTGCAAGACCATGGGAGCCACCGTGCTGGCCAGCGAGGCCGTGACGCGCGCGGCAGGGCCAGGCCTCGTCACGGGGCGAAGCGAGACACTGCCCGTGAAGGGCAAGGTCCGGCCCGTGCGCGTCTTCGCCGTGTTGGGACTGGAAGACTCCAAGGAGACCTCATGA
- a CDS encoding CHAT domain-containing protein, which produces MPVLHAPRGVPSVRLAAAVLLLLALLCACKARQGVHLEEGEHATAEELLARITELNESGRYAEAIPLAARLHDAVRKRNGASHPAVAAALPQGAALLELVRHQALPLAPGEQPSGERYRAFVLLPGAEIHLADLGLAATVDGAVRSFPESIQPTGPGGGEARWKCPCSRLHDTAYAPLAKALAGAREVFVAPDAALSLVPFEVMVAPDGRFLLERHGFTYLTSGRELLGMRVNGGRPGRAILLGDPDFDRGAPPGGTAQTRKPPAEVRGVEDLWFSPLPGTRREVRSIQALLGPDACDLRLGVQADVEALLGARSPEVLHVATHGFFLPAERHGGAADPGMLGRSGLALAGANLGPPGLLTASKALALDLKGTRMVVLSGCNTGTGDVRARLRHPDPFFWGAFAFVGDPG; this is translated from the coding sequence ATGCCCGTCCTCCACGCGCCCCGGGGCGTTCCCTCCGTCCGCCTCGCGGCGGCCGTGCTGCTCCTTCTGGCCCTCCTGTGCGCCTGCAAGGCCCGGCAGGGCGTGCACCTGGAGGAAGGCGAACACGCCACGGCCGAGGAGCTGCTGGCGCGCATCACCGAACTCAACGAGAGCGGCCGCTACGCCGAGGCCATCCCCCTGGCCGCCCGGCTGCACGACGCCGTGCGCAAGCGCAACGGGGCCTCCCACCCCGCCGTGGCCGCCGCGCTCCCCCAGGGAGCGGCCCTGCTGGAACTGGTCCGCCACCAGGCCCTCCCGCTGGCCCCGGGCGAACAGCCTAGCGGCGAGCGCTACCGGGCCTTCGTCCTGCTGCCCGGGGCGGAGATCCATCTGGCCGACCTCGGCCTCGCCGCCACCGTGGACGGGGCCGTGCGCTCGTTTCCGGAGAGCATCCAGCCTACCGGCCCCGGCGGCGGCGAGGCGCGCTGGAAATGCCCCTGCAGCCGCCTGCACGACACGGCCTATGCCCCCCTGGCCAAGGCCCTTGCCGGAGCGCGGGAGGTCTTCGTTGCCCCGGACGCGGCCCTGAGCCTGGTCCCCTTCGAGGTCATGGTCGCACCGGACGGCCGTTTTCTGCTGGAGCGCCACGGGTTCACCTACCTCACCAGCGGACGCGAGTTGCTGGGCATGCGCGTCAACGGCGGCCGGCCCGGCCGGGCGATCCTCCTGGGCGACCCGGATTTCGACCGCGGCGCGCCCCCCGGCGGAACGGCCCAGACCCGCAAGCCCCCTGCGGAGGTGCGCGGCGTGGAAGACCTCTGGTTTTCACCCCTGCCGGGCACGCGCCGGGAGGTGCGCTCCATCCAGGCACTGCTCGGTCCCGACGCCTGCGACCTGCGCCTGGGCGTCCAGGCCGACGTGGAGGCCCTTCTCGGAGCGCGCTCGCCGGAGGTGCTCCACGTGGCCACCCACGGCTTCTTCCTGCCCGCGGAACGGCACGGTGGCGCTGCGGACCCCGGGATGCTCGGCCGCTCCGGCCTGGCCCTGGCCGGGGCCAACCTGGGGCCGCCGGGCCTGCTTACGGCGTCCAAGGCCCTGGCGCTGGACCTCAAGGGCACGCGCATGGTGGTGCTCTCCGGGTGCAACACCGGGACGGGCGACGTGCGCGCCCGCTTAAGGCACCCGGACCCCTTCTTCTGGGGCGCTTTCGCCTTCGTGGGCGACCCGGGATAG
- a CDS encoding Spy/CpxP family protein refolding chaperone, translating into MRRRAVILALLAVLTASAAAAGDMGPPPGGPGGQGMAGHDPFRGIVRMADELNLSKEQKRSVALILKESREKAQALRESMKTAWRAMGDVMAASPGDEAKVRQAAQGLAKAGEELAVFTGKVKARVDAVLTPEQKAKLAEKRKEFQERRERGRKSLDEWIDENAKS; encoded by the coding sequence ATGAGACGCAGAGCCGTCATTCTGGCGTTGCTGGCAGTGTTGACCGCCTCAGCCGCAGCAGCGGGCGACATGGGTCCCCCCCCCGGCGGGCCCGGGGGCCAGGGCATGGCCGGTCACGACCCCTTCAGGGGCATCGTGCGCATGGCCGACGAGCTGAACCTCAGCAAGGAGCAGAAGCGCTCCGTGGCCCTGATCCTCAAGGAGAGCCGCGAGAAGGCCCAGGCCCTGCGCGAGTCCATGAAGACCGCGTGGCGCGCCATGGGCGACGTGATGGCCGCATCGCCCGGCGACGAGGCCAAGGTGCGCCAGGCCGCCCAGGGCCTGGCCAAGGCCGGCGAGGAACTGGCGGTGTTCACGGGCAAGGTGAAGGCCCGCGTGGACGCCGTGCTCACCCCCGAGCAGAAGGCCAAGCTGGCCGAGAAACGCAAGGAATTCCAGGAGCGCCGCGAACGCGGCCGCAAGTCCCTGGACGAGTGGATCGACGAGAACGCCAAGTCGTAG
- a CDS encoding DUF2092 domain-containing protein — MPSRIRQAARALLALTLALAAALAPPSAEAQPAPDGRAEAVLRASCAALSGLSAYGFTAQVDRALAWPSGDSARASQVVKALVVRPDRFRVEVAGDDRDQTVVCDGKTLTVLDVDANVYGTVEAQASIDDTVRDVLARYGLHSPLANLLYNDPCRGVAEWGPKARYLGLHMAAGRSCHHLLVLGEDMNWELWIDQEDALTRKLVVTDKTLPGWPQYEAVITSWNTSAKIPAKAFAFVPPKDARKVPVLPVSEPQPAN; from the coding sequence ATGCCATCTCGCATCCGCCAGGCCGCCCGCGCGCTCCTGGCCCTGACGCTTGCCCTGGCGGCGGCGCTGGCCCCGCCGTCCGCCGAGGCCCAGCCCGCGCCCGACGGCCGGGCCGAGGCCGTGCTGCGCGCCTCGTGCGCCGCCCTGTCCGGGCTTTCGGCCTACGGCTTCACCGCACAGGTGGACCGCGCCCTGGCCTGGCCCTCGGGCGACAGCGCCCGCGCCTCCCAGGTGGTGAAGGCCCTGGTGGTCAGGCCCGACCGCTTCCGCGTGGAGGTGGCCGGGGACGACCGCGACCAGACCGTGGTCTGCGACGGCAAGACCCTCACCGTGCTGGACGTGGACGCCAACGTCTACGGCACGGTGGAGGCCCAAGCCTCCATCGACGACACCGTGCGCGACGTGTTGGCGCGCTACGGCCTGCACTCCCCCCTGGCCAACCTGCTCTACAACGACCCCTGCCGGGGCGTGGCGGAGTGGGGCCCCAAGGCGCGCTATTTGGGCCTGCACATGGCCGCTGGCAGAAGCTGCCACCACCTGCTGGTGCTGGGGGAGGACATGAACTGGGAACTCTGGATCGACCAGGAGGACGCCCTGACGCGCAAGCTGGTGGTCACCGACAAGACCCTGCCCGGCTGGCCCCAGTACGAAGCCGTGATCACCTCCTGGAACACCTCGGCCAAGATTCCAGCCAAGGCCTTCGCGTTCGTCCCGCCCAAGGATGCGCGCAAGGTCCCCGTGCTGCCGGTCTCGGAACCGCAACCCGCCAACTAG